A window from Prochlorococcus marinus CUG1435 encodes these proteins:
- a CDS encoding potassium channel protein codes for MKLRLFEFYFIKDYLRPWFGLIYSLFFLFFLGAIGYRITEGWEWSDCLWMVLITITTIGFGEVQPLSPEGRIVTVLVIVGGLIFIQFTFQKAVRLFESGYFQRVNELRFKRLLRKMENHVILCGYGRVGQEISNQIKTQNIPIIVVESDEDRKKIAEENGLEVLCADATLDETLKLAGLEKCKSLVVTLPNDAANLYVVLSAKGIRSSIRVIARAGTEEAASKLRLAGASIVVSPYIAAGRAMASMALRPIAIDFLDLLAGSECEIEEFELSNDISLFETAKKRSLSELGIGKKSGAKILAIKENEKLFTNPGGNFILQPGQVLIAFGSKEQLNILNGLLGNLVVAVELLK; via the coding sequence TATTTATTCTTTATTCTTTCTGTTTTTCTTAGGCGCAATTGGCTATCGAATAACGGAGGGATGGGAATGGAGTGATTGCTTATGGATGGTTCTGATCACGATAACCACAATTGGTTTTGGAGAAGTTCAACCTTTAAGTCCTGAAGGCAGGATCGTAACTGTTTTAGTAATCGTTGGCGGATTGATCTTTATTCAATTTACCTTTCAAAAAGCTGTTAGATTATTCGAATCCGGCTATTTTCAAAGAGTAAACGAATTACGTTTTAAAAGACTTCTTAGAAAAATGGAAAATCATGTAATTTTGTGTGGATATGGGAGGGTAGGTCAGGAAATATCTAACCAAATAAAGACGCAAAATATTCCAATTATTGTGGTTGAGAGCGATGAAGATAGAAAAAAGATTGCTGAAGAAAATGGTTTAGAAGTTCTTTGTGCTGATGCAACTCTTGATGAGACGTTAAAACTGGCAGGATTAGAAAAATGCAAAAGTTTGGTTGTTACTTTGCCCAATGATGCTGCTAATTTATATGTGGTTTTAAGCGCTAAAGGGATAAGAAGTTCAATAAGAGTAATTGCAAGAGCAGGAACTGAAGAAGCTGCAAGTAAGTTGAGATTAGCCGGAGCAAGTATAGTTGTAAGCCCCTATATCGCAGCAGGAAGAGCAATGGCATCAATGGCTTTAAGACCAATAGCTATTGACTTCCTTGATCTTCTAGCAGGAAGTGAATGTGAAATTGAAGAATTTGAATTAAGTAATGATATTAGTCTTTTTGAAACAGCAAAGAAAAGATCACTTTCTGAACTTGGAATAGGAAAAAAAAGTGGGGCTAAAATTTTGGCTATAAAAGAGAACGAAAAATTATTTACCAACCCTGGAGGTAATTTCATACTTCAGCCAGGTCAGGTATTAATAGCATTTGGTAGTAAAGAACAATTAAATATTTTGAACGGTTTATTAGGAAATCTTGTTGTAGCAGTAGAGTTATTAAAGTAG
- a CDS encoding c-type cytochrome codes for MKIFKFLFVIPVITLIIIFQTSLHNRYLMASDIRDGEAIFRNVCAGCHVKGGSVVLKGSKSLRLSDLEKRGIADINSITKIANNGIGFMKGYKNKLKDGEDKVLAEWIIQNAEKGWE; via the coding sequence ATGAAAATATTTAAATTTCTATTTGTAATTCCTGTAATAACTTTAATAATTATTTTTCAAACCTCTTTGCATAATAGATATCTAATGGCTTCTGATATTAGAGATGGAGAAGCAATTTTTAGAAATGTATGCGCAGGCTGCCATGTAAAAGGTGGATCAGTTGTTCTTAAAGGATCTAAATCGTTAAGACTTTCCGACCTTGAAAAAAGAGGAATTGCAGATATAAATTCAATAACAAAAATTGCTAATAATGGGATTGGTTTTATGAAAGGTTATAAAAATAAATTGAAGGATGGAGAGGATAAGGTTCTTGCAGAATGGATTATTCAAAATGCAGAAAAGGGTTGGGAATAA
- the pstS gene encoding phosphate ABC transporter substrate-binding protein PstS, which yields MSIFKKALIISSAISLVFSPAAIASKRLSGAGASFPSKIYTRWFFDLAKSGGPRVNYQAVGSGSGRKAFIDETVNFGASDDPMKDSDIEKVTRGLVQIPMVGGTIAFGYNYDCDLKLTQEQAVQVALGMIKNWKELGCKSGKLTWAHRSDGSGTTKAFTNSMEAFSKTWNLGTGKSVKWPAGVGAKGNSGVAGVIQNTPGAIGYVNQSYIKGNVKAAALQNLSGEFVTPNTESGAIALNGINLDENLAGKNPNPTAKGAYPIATLTWILAYEKGNGRNTKAIQDTFYKLLSDEYQSKAPALGFVPLKGEILKKSIDAVGRIGR from the coding sequence ATGAGCATTTTTAAGAAAGCTCTCATTATTTCTTCTGCTATCTCATTAGTTTTCTCTCCAGCAGCGATTGCTTCAAAAAGATTGAGCGGAGCTGGTGCTTCATTTCCCTCAAAAATTTATACCAGGTGGTTTTTTGACTTAGCTAAATCTGGAGGCCCAAGAGTTAATTATCAAGCAGTTGGTTCTGGGTCTGGCAGAAAGGCCTTTATAGATGAAACTGTAAATTTTGGTGCATCAGATGATCCTATGAAAGATTCTGATATAGAGAAAGTTACTAGAGGGCTTGTTCAAATACCTATGGTAGGAGGCACAATTGCATTCGGATATAACTATGACTGCGACTTGAAACTAACACAAGAACAAGCTGTTCAAGTTGCATTGGGAATGATAAAAAATTGGAAGGAATTAGGATGCAAGTCAGGTAAATTAACTTGGGCTCATCGTTCTGATGGTTCAGGTACTACTAAAGCTTTTACAAATTCTATGGAGGCTTTTTCTAAAACTTGGAACCTTGGTACTGGTAAATCTGTTAAATGGCCTGCAGGAGTAGGAGCTAAAGGCAATTCTGGTGTGGCCGGTGTTATACAAAATACTCCAGGTGCAATTGGTTATGTAAACCAGTCATACATTAAAGGTAATGTTAAGGCTGCTGCACTTCAAAATCTTTCTGGTGAATTCGTTACTCCCAATACTGAGTCAGGAGCAATAGCTTTAAATGGAATAAATCTTGATGAAAACTTGGCTGGTAAAAATCCGAATCCTACTGCTAAAGGAGCTTATCCAATAGCAACCTTGACTTGGATACTCGCTTATGAAAAAGGTAACGGCAGGAATACTAAGGCAATTCAAGATACGTTCTATAAATTGCTAAGTGATGAATACCAATCAAAAGCTCCTGCTTTAGGCTTCGTTCCTTTAAAAGGGGAAATTCTAAAAAAATCAATCGATGCTGTTGGAAGAATAGGAAGGTAA
- the arsJ gene encoding organoarsenical effux MFS transporter ArsJ, which translates to MKLSSLQQYSVVTANYWAFTLTDGALRILVVGHFHALGYSTLQIALLFLFYEFFGIITNLYGGWIGARYGLRLTLWIGTILQIIALFMLIPVKDNWPVIFSVAYVMLAQALSGVAKDLNKMSAKSAVKSIVTSSEENNQNSQKQLFKWVSILTGSKNALKGVGFFLGGLLYKILGFNNAVEIMGLGLCLAFFLTLCLPKDSGKMKRKPVFKDLFSKSQGINILSSARFFLFGARDVWFVVALPVFLDISFGWDYLKIGLFLGGWIIIYGFFQVLAPLLRKVWRKKTSPTKTTVQFWGLILTVIPLFIALALNGDKSLGPVIVIGLIIFGFIFAMNSSTHSYLILAYSDNEKVSLNVGYYYMANAAGRLLGTLLSGLLFMLGRNATLGLQYCLYASTALIFIAWLTSSKLPSYSSNSID; encoded by the coding sequence ATGAAATTATCTAGTCTTCAACAATATAGTGTCGTCACAGCGAACTATTGGGCATTTACGCTTACTGATGGGGCATTAAGAATATTAGTTGTTGGCCACTTTCATGCACTAGGTTATTCAACCCTGCAAATTGCTTTACTTTTTCTTTTCTATGAGTTTTTTGGAATAATTACAAACCTTTATGGTGGCTGGATAGGAGCAAGATATGGTTTAAGGCTTACTTTATGGATAGGAACAATTCTGCAAATTATTGCTCTTTTCATGTTGATTCCTGTCAAAGATAATTGGCCAGTAATCTTTAGCGTCGCATACGTTATGTTGGCTCAAGCGCTCAGTGGGGTAGCAAAAGATCTAAATAAAATGAGTGCAAAAAGTGCAGTTAAATCAATAGTTACCAGTTCAGAAGAAAATAATCAAAATAGTCAAAAACAATTATTTAAGTGGGTTTCAATTTTAACAGGATCTAAAAATGCGCTTAAGGGGGTTGGTTTCTTCTTAGGTGGACTTTTATATAAGATATTAGGCTTTAATAATGCTGTTGAAATAATGGGTTTAGGTCTGTGTCTCGCATTCTTTTTAACTTTGTGTCTTCCTAAAGATTCAGGGAAAATGAAAAGAAAACCTGTTTTTAAAGACCTTTTTTCCAAGTCTCAAGGTATAAATATTCTCTCAAGCGCTAGATTTTTCTTATTTGGAGCAAGAGATGTCTGGTTTGTAGTTGCACTTCCTGTGTTTTTAGATATTTCTTTTGGATGGGATTATTTAAAAATTGGTCTTTTCTTGGGTGGATGGATAATAATCTACGGATTTTTTCAAGTATTAGCTCCATTACTTAGAAAAGTATGGAGAAAAAAAACTAGCCCAACAAAAACAACCGTCCAATTTTGGGGACTTATCTTGACAGTTATTCCATTATTTATTGCTTTAGCTTTAAACGGTGATAAATCATTAGGACCTGTAATTGTAATTGGATTAATAATATTTGGCTTTATTTTTGCAATGAATTCTTCTACTCATTCGTACTTAATTTTGGCTTATTCAGATAATGAAAAAGTAAGTTTAAATGTTGGTTATTACTATATGGCTAATGCAGCTGGAAGATTGTTAGGAACCTTACTATCTGGCTTATTATTTATGCTAGGCAGAAATGCCACTCTTGGTCTTCAATATTGTTTATATGCTTCAACTGCCTTGATTTTTATTGCATGGCTTACTAGTTCTAAATTACCTTCCTATTCTTCCAACAGCATCGATTGA
- a CDS encoding ArsJ-associated glyceraldehyde-3-phosphate dehydrogenase, which yields MKIGINGFGRIGRLALRILWQRKDIEITHINETGGDSLAASHLLEFDSIHGRWNKNIISNKDEIIIEGKKISFTSKKDYLDVPWDKSSVDLILECTGKNKTPQDLNSYFDSLGVKKVIVACPVKGIVGSEQALNIVYGINHSLYKADKHKLITAASCTTNCLAPIVKVVNENFSIKHGAITTIHDVTNTQVPVDLYKGDLRRARGCIQSLIPTTTGSAKAIAEIFPELKGKLNGHAVRVPLLNASLTDAVFELNNEVTEKQVNNAFKKASETYLKGILGYEEKPLVSADYLNDSRSCIIDGLSTMVVNSNLLKVYAWYDNEWGYSCRLADLTSFVIEKEKKF from the coding sequence ATGAAAATTGGAATTAACGGATTTGGGCGAATTGGGAGGCTGGCTTTAAGAATCTTGTGGCAAAGGAAAGATATAGAAATAACTCATATAAATGAAACAGGAGGAGATTCCTTAGCCGCATCTCACTTATTAGAATTTGATTCTATTCATGGCAGATGGAATAAAAATATTATTTCGAATAAAGACGAAATAATAATTGAAGGAAAAAAAATTTCCTTTACATCAAAAAAGGACTATCTTGATGTTCCATGGGATAAATCTTCGGTTGATCTTATTTTGGAATGCACGGGGAAAAACAAAACTCCACAAGACTTAAATTCATATTTTGATTCTCTTGGAGTAAAAAAAGTCATTGTTGCCTGCCCTGTCAAAGGCATTGTGGGAAGTGAACAAGCACTTAATATTGTTTATGGAATTAATCATTCCCTTTATAAAGCTGATAAACATAAGTTAATTACCGCAGCATCATGTACTACTAATTGCTTAGCTCCCATCGTAAAAGTTGTTAATGAAAATTTTTCAATTAAACATGGAGCTATTACAACTATTCATGATGTTACAAATACGCAAGTTCCAGTAGATTTATACAAAGGTGACTTAAGAAGAGCAAGAGGATGCATACAAAGCTTAATTCCAACTACGACTGGATCGGCCAAAGCAATTGCCGAAATTTTTCCTGAACTAAAAGGCAAACTAAATGGACATGCAGTAAGGGTTCCTCTTTTAAACGCCTCTTTAACCGATGCAGTTTTTGAATTGAATAATGAAGTAACTGAAAAGCAAGTAAATAATGCTTTTAAAAAAGCATCAGAAACATACTTAAAAGGAATTCTTGGGTATGAGGAGAAGCCTTTAGTATCTGCAGATTACTTAAATGACTCTAGAAGTTGCATAATAGATGGACTATCAACGATGGTTGTGAATTCAAATTTATTAAAGGTTTATGCTTGGTATGACAATGAGTGGGGATATAGTTGCAGACTTGCAGATTTGACTTCTTTTGTAATTGAAAAAGAAAAAAAATTTTAG
- a CDS encoding winged helix-turn-helix transcriptional regulator produces the protein MESLSDPIRINILELMMNGEICVCDIVKVTGLSQSKISYHIKILKDSGLISDRQEGRWVYYKLDLEVLSDIQNWMGNLIQSSKNKRNCK, from the coding sequence ATGGAATCTCTTTCTGATCCAATTAGAATAAATATTCTTGAATTAATGATGAATGGAGAGATATGTGTTTGCGACATAGTAAAAGTTACTGGATTGTCCCAATCGAAAATTTCTTATCATATAAAAATTCTTAAAGATTCAGGCCTGATCAGTGACAGACAAGAAGGTAGATGGGTCTATTACAAATTAGATTTAGAAGTATTATCAGATATTCAAAATTGGATGGGTAACTTAATTCAGTCATCAAAGAATAAGAGGAATTGTAAATAA
- the pstC gene encoding phosphate ABC transporter permease subunit PstC — MEEKLTLFKNRKRFGIEKNIDIIFKNTALVLSSFVAIILLGIILVVFFQSFESFSRYGLKFLVTSEWNPVKDEYGAFTAIYGTLVTSFLSLLITIPLGVGTAIFITEDFVPKVFREIIGSFVELLAAIPSVVLGLWAIFVMEPFFRAFFVFLHNFFGWIPLFSTEPTGRNSLLAILILVVMLLPIVTSIARDSLNQVPKKLRNAAYGIGASRWKTIFSVILPAALSGIMAGVLLALGRAMGETMAVTMIIGNSNAFSWSLLSPGYTISSMLANQFGEADGSQVSSLFYAAFVLMILSLVVNIFAQWLVKKFSLKY, encoded by the coding sequence ATGGAAGAGAAATTAACTCTTTTCAAGAATCGTAAAAGATTCGGTATCGAAAAAAATATAGATATTATCTTCAAGAATACTGCCCTAGTCTTGTCTAGTTTCGTAGCAATAATACTTTTAGGAATTATTTTAGTAGTCTTTTTTCAGTCATTTGAATCCTTTTCAAGGTATGGATTGAAGTTTCTCGTAACCTCTGAATGGAATCCAGTAAAAGATGAATACGGAGCTTTTACTGCAATATATGGCACATTAGTAACCTCATTTCTTTCGTTATTAATAACTATCCCTTTGGGCGTTGGAACTGCAATATTTATTACAGAGGACTTTGTCCCGAAAGTTTTTAGAGAAATAATAGGTTCTTTTGTTGAATTATTAGCAGCAATTCCATCAGTTGTATTGGGACTTTGGGCAATATTTGTAATGGAACCTTTTTTTAGAGCCTTTTTTGTCTTTTTGCATAATTTCTTTGGTTGGATACCTTTATTTAGTACAGAACCTACAGGCAGGAATTCTTTGTTAGCGATATTGATTTTAGTAGTAATGCTTTTGCCAATAGTGACTTCCATTGCAAGGGATTCACTTAATCAGGTTCCTAAAAAACTAAGAAATGCAGCATATGGAATTGGAGCAAGTAGATGGAAAACAATATTTTCAGTAATTTTGCCGGCAGCATTATCAGGAATTATGGCAGGAGTTCTATTGGCTTTAGGTAGGGCAATGGGAGAAACAATGGCTGTGACAATGATTATTGGTAATTCAAATGCATTTAGTTGGTCTCTATTATCTCCTGGATATACCATTTCCTCCATGCTCGCAAACCAGTTTGGTGAGGCTGATGGAAGTCAGGTTTCATCACTGTTTTATGCGGCTTTTGTACTGATGATCCTTTCTTTAGTAGTAAATATCTTTGCGCAGTGGCTAGTCAAGAAATTTAGTCTCAAATATTAG
- the pstA gene encoding phosphate ABC transporter permease PstA — protein sequence MNSLYYQKRLSRNIGDKFFTSLSVICALIAILPLIFLVTYILIKGGSQITPELFTLEPNPPGDDLDAGGINPALIGTLIITTIASIIAIPVGVGGGIYLAEYSKGGAFSRFIRFGVNVLAGVPSIIAGVFIYALIVSTKILFGSMYSGLAGGMALSILMLPTVIKTTDEGLKLVPNELRYASLGVGASMYTTILKVTLPSAFRSIATGVVLGIARAAGETAPLIFTALFSYYYITGFGDLFYEMGSLAVLIYNFALEPYDAQNKLAWAASFILVLSILSVNIFSRILAAFTEKTKRV from the coding sequence ATGAATTCACTTTATTACCAGAAAAGATTATCAAGAAATATAGGAGATAAATTCTTTACTTCTTTATCAGTAATTTGTGCATTGATCGCAATACTCCCTTTGATTTTTCTGGTGACTTATATTCTCATCAAAGGTGGATCCCAAATTACACCCGAACTATTTACTTTAGAACCAAATCCCCCTGGAGATGATTTAGATGCAGGTGGTATTAATCCTGCATTGATCGGGACATTAATAATAACTACTATTGCTTCAATTATTGCCATACCAGTAGGTGTTGGCGGTGGCATATATCTAGCTGAGTATTCTAAAGGGGGTGCTTTTTCAAGGTTTATAAGATTTGGTGTAAATGTTTTAGCTGGAGTTCCTTCAATAATTGCAGGTGTATTTATTTATGCCTTAATAGTTTCTACAAAGATCTTATTTGGAAGTATGTACAGTGGTTTGGCTGGAGGAATGGCGCTCTCAATATTGATGTTGCCAACTGTGATAAAGACGACTGATGAAGGTTTAAAGTTAGTGCCAAACGAATTAAGATATGCCTCTCTTGGTGTTGGAGCAAGTATGTATACCACCATATTGAAAGTTACTTTGCCCTCTGCATTTAGGTCTATTGCTACTGGCGTTGTACTTGGAATCGCTAGAGCAGCAGGCGAAACAGCACCTTTGATATTTACTGCTTTATTCTCTTACTACTACATAACAGGCTTTGGGGACTTGTTTTATGAGATGGGTTCTTTGGCTGTATTGATATACAACTTTGCACTTGAACCTTATGATGCACAGAATAAATTAGCCTGGGCAGCTTCCTTTATTCTTGTTTTGTCGATACTATCAGTAAATATATTTTCAAGGATATTAGCCGCTTTTACTGAGAAAACTAAGAGAGTATAA
- a CDS encoding phosphate ABC transporter ATP-binding protein yields MIKTNKKIPKNIILSLENVSISYGTFEAVRNVFCNFKKGNITSLIGPSGCGKSTVLRSLNRMNDLIPNCSLKGTVLFDGTNIYDKRVDPVEVRRRIGMVFQQPNPFPKSIYENIAFGARINGFTGDMDELVESSLRKAALWDECKDKLNDSGYSLSGGQQQRLCIARTIAIEPEIILMDEPCSALDPISTLKIEETMHELKKNYTIIIVTHNMQQALRVSDMTAFFNAIEYEDGDGGKVGYLAEFNSTKKIFNSPKEKTTQEYISGKFG; encoded by the coding sequence ATGATTAAAACTAATAAAAAAATACCAAAGAATATCATTTTATCTCTTGAAAACGTATCTATTAGCTATGGAACTTTTGAAGCTGTAAGAAATGTTTTTTGTAACTTTAAAAAAGGAAATATAACCTCCCTTATTGGCCCTTCAGGTTGTGGTAAATCAACTGTTCTTAGATCTTTAAATAGGATGAACGATTTAATTCCTAATTGTTCACTAAAAGGCACTGTACTGTTTGATGGAACTAATATTTACGATAAAAGAGTAGATCCAGTCGAAGTAAGAAGAAGAATTGGAATGGTTTTTCAACAACCTAATCCTTTTCCTAAATCTATCTACGAAAATATTGCATTTGGAGCAAGAATTAATGGCTTTACTGGAGATATGGATGAGTTAGTTGAAAGTTCGCTTAGAAAAGCTGCTTTATGGGACGAATGTAAGGATAAATTAAATGACAGTGGTTACTCTTTATCTGGTGGACAGCAACAAAGATTATGTATTGCTCGAACGATTGCTATTGAACCTGAAATAATTCTAATGGATGAGCCATGCTCAGCTTTAGATCCAATCTCTACCTTAAAAATAGAAGAGACTATGCATGAACTTAAGAAGAATTACACAATAATAATCGTTACCCATAATATGCAACAGGCATTAAGAGTAAGTGATATGACTGCATTTTTTAATGCTATTGAATATGAAGATGGGGATGGAGGAAAGGTTGGTTATCTTGCCGAGTTTAATTCTACAAAGAAAATTTTTAACTCTCCAAAAGAAAAAACTACTCAGGAATACATATCTGGTAAATTTGGTTAA
- the pdeM gene encoding ligase-associated DNA damage response endonuclease PdeM, whose translation MKKNSFKFSWEDTLLEMLPSRALYLPETKELLICDIHLGKAEYFQQNGIPLTNNSDKNNFARIKKIVKRYSPEKLIILGDLFHSKYSIDKTLQKKVEDLPKLLKTKVELILGNHDVGCDIKNIKIFDIRKSKNITFSHEPVKLENNKTLNICGHYHPKIYLKGNGDKLSFRCFAMDKNKNTLFLPAFGDLTGGYPCKKSFKKWAIVSEEEIIEIKS comes from the coding sequence ATGAAAAAAAATTCTTTTAAATTTAGTTGGGAAGATACATTGTTAGAGATGCTACCTTCAAGAGCTTTATATCTACCGGAAACTAAAGAGTTGTTAATATGCGATATTCATCTTGGAAAAGCTGAGTATTTTCAGCAAAATGGAATACCTCTTACCAATAATTCAGATAAAAATAATTTCGCAAGAATAAAAAAAATAGTAAAAAGATATAGTCCTGAAAAGTTAATAATATTGGGAGATTTATTCCACAGCAAATATTCAATAGATAAAACTCTGCAAAAAAAAGTTGAGGATCTTCCTAAGCTACTAAAAACTAAAGTTGAACTCATCCTCGGAAATCATGATGTAGGTTGTGATATTAAAAATATAAAAATTTTTGACATTAGAAAATCTAAAAATATTACATTTAGCCATGAGCCAGTTAAGTTAGAAAACAATAAAACCTTGAATATTTGTGGACATTATCATCCAAAAATCTATTTAAAAGGCAATGGAGATAAATTATCTTTTAGGTGCTTTGCAATGGATAAGAATAAAAATACTTTATTTTTGCCTGCATTTGGAGACTTAACAGGCGGATATCCCTGCAAAAAGTCATTTAAAAAATGGGCAATTGTTTCTGAAGAAGAAATTATTGAAATAAAATCTTAA